ttagtagagacagcgtttcaccatgttggtcaggttggtcttgaactcctgacctcaaaatgatccacccacctcggcctcccaaagtgctgggattacaggtgtgagccacagcacctagccACCTCCCTGGACTTTCACACACGCCCCTGACGCTGTCTTGCCCCTGCCCCGCCATGTGCCTAGGAATCACCATCTGCAgcttgggggctgggggtggatcCGGGCTCCTCATGCTCTGGGACCTTCCTACTGGTGCTGCAGCACCATCTGCTGGGCTGCCCTGACTCCTGCGGAGGGGGAGGAGTGGGGCGAGAGGGGTGTGGCTTGTACAGACTGATGTCCCCAGTTACCTCTCCTAGGGGACTGCTCTCCAGAGCCAAGTCTAGTATCTCAGCATTGGCTTTGGGCCTAGGGACCTGGGCTGGAGGCCCGACTCTGCCATTTTTGACAAGATCAGCAGGTCAGAGGAGTGTCACAAGAAATCTGTGAATTTGTAGACAATACTCAGATTCCATGTTTTGGCTGCAGTGGGCATCACTGTGGCATCTTGGAATAGGACCCTgtggtgggaggcaggaggcctgCTTCTCGTTGTGTCTATTTCATTGGTGACTTTGGGATGAATGGATCTCCTCATCTGTATATGAGGGGGTGGCGGCAGGGTATGTCAAGTGACCCTCAGACCCAGTGCCCCTACAAATTCTGAAATCCCAAGAAGGAGGGGGTCTTGGGAGTTGTATGGAGGAAAATCGAACAGAAGGGGCTCctggagtgggggtgggtgggggttcTGTGTAGAATAATTCATTAAACAAAGGGTTCTGCAGCTTAAAATATACGAGTTGGGGTCAGGTGCAgtaggtggttcatgcctgtgatctcagcactttgggaggccaagatgggaggatcacttgagtccaggagttcaagaccagcctgggcaacatagtaagaccctgtttctacagaaaatactaaaattagctgggcgtggtagcaggcgactgtggtcccagctccttgggagctgggagaatcacttgagcccaggaggttgagactgcggtgagccaagttcatgtcattgtactccagcccgggcaacagagtgagatcctgcctcaaaaaaatacatatggccgggcgcggtggctcacgcttgtaatcccagcactttgggaggccgaggccggcggatcacgaggtcaggagatcgagaccacggtgaaaccccgtctctaccaaaaatacaaaaaattagccgggcgtggtggcgggtgcctgtagtcccagctactcggggaggctgaggcagaagaatggcgtgaacccgggaggcggagcttgcagtgagccgagatcgcgccactgcactccagcctgggtgacagagcaagactccgtctcaaaaaaaaaaaaaaaaaaaaaaaaaatacacacacgaATTGGAAACCACTGTTGTGTGGCTCATGCATTCACAGTCTTAACTGAGCATCAATTAAGTGCCAGGTTCTTAGGTGTAGCAGTGAGCTGATGAGAGCAGCAGCCCTCTGTTGCTTTGCCTGTAGCCTGTTTTCCTGACAGCCCCTGCCTTTCTCCCTCTATCCCAGGTCAGAAGTTGAGTAGCAGGGGCCTAGGAGGGCTCGAAGCCTTCACAGCAATGGCAGAGAAGCGACCCCTGAGAACCCTGGGGCCTGTGATGTATGGCAAGCTGCCCCGCTTAGAGACAGACTCGGGGCCCGAGCACAGCCTGCCCCACTCTGTTGGTAACCAGGATCCCTGCACCTACAAGGGGTCCTACTTCTCCTGCCCCATGGCGGGTACTCCCAAGGCCGAGTCTGAGCAGTTGGTGTCCTGGACCCCCTACCCACCCTTGTACTCTACCGGTATGGCAGGACCCCCACTTCAGGCGGACAGCCTGCTGACCAACTGCCTGTTCTACCGCTCGCCAGCAGAAGGCCCTGAGAAGATGCAGGACTCCAGCCCTGTTGAGCTCCTGCCCTTCAGTCCCCAGGCTCACTCCTACCCAGGCCCACCACTGGCAGCGCCCAAACCTGTCTACCGCAACCCTCTGTGCTATGGGCTCTCAACTTGCCTGGGGGAAGGAGCAGTGAAGAGGCCACTGGATGTTGACTGGACTCTGGCGACTGGGCCCCTGTTGCCCTCAGCTGACCCACCCTGCTCTCTGGCCCCAGCTCCTAGCAAGGGCCAGACCCTGGATGGCACCTTCTTGCGGGCGATGCCAGCTGAGGGGTCCAGTAAAGATTCCTCGGGGAGCTTCTCCCCATGCCAGCCCTTCCTGGAGAAATATCAGACCATCCACAGCACAGGCTTCCTGGCCTCCAGGTACACAGGTCCTTACCCTAGGAACTCCAAGCAAGCAATGTCTGAGGGGCCCTCAAGTCCTTGGACCCAGCTGGCCCAGCCCCTGGGGCCACCCTGTCAGGACACCGGGCCCACCCACTacccaccaccccaccacccacCATCCCATCCTCCACAGGCCCTGCCTTGCCCTCCAGCCTGTCGCCACCCAGAGAAGCAGGGCAGCTACAGCCCAGcactcccactgcagcctctggggGGCCACAAGGGGACTGGGTACCAGGCTGGTGGGCTGGGCAGCCCCTACCTGAGGCAGCAGGCAGCCCAGGCACCTTACATTCCCCCACTGGGGCTGGACGCTTACCCCTACCCCTCTGCCCCTCTCCCAGCAccctctccaggcctcaagcTGGAGCCACCTCTCGCTTCACGGTGCCCATTGGACTTTGCCCCCCAGACACTGAGTTTTCCTTATGCCCGGGATGACCTCTCTCTCTATGGAGCATCCCCTGGGCTTGGAGGGACACCACCTTCCCAGAACAATGTGCGGGCTGTACCACAGCCTGGTGCCTTCCAGAGGGCATGCCAGCCTTTGCCAGCAAGCCAGCCCTGCTCAGAGCCTGTGAGGCCTGCACAGGAAGCCGAAGAGAAGACCTGGCTGCCCAGCTGCAGGAAAGAGAAGCTCCAGCCCCGGCTCAGTGAGCACTCTGGGCTGCCCATCGTCATTCGAGACAGCCCAGTTCCCTGTACCCCCCCAGCATTGCCCCCCTGTGCCCGGGAGTGCCAGTCTCTTCCACAGAAGGAGGGCACAAGGCCACCCAGCTCTCCACCAATGCCTGTCATTGACAATGTCTTCAGCCTGGCCCCCTACCGTGACTATCTGGATGTGCCAGCACCCGAGGCCACAACTGAGCCTGACTCTGCCACAGCTGAGCCTGACTCAGCCCCAGCCACCAGTGAAGGTCAGGACAAAGGCTGCAGGGGGACCCTGCCCACCCAGGAGGGCCCCTCAGGGAGTAAGCCCCTAAGAGGCTCACTTAAGGAGGAGGTAGCCCTGGATTTGAGTGTGAGGAAGCCCACGGCAGAGGCCTCCCCTGTCAAGGCATCCCGTTCTGTGGAGCATGCCAAGCCTACTGCAGCCATGGATGTGCCAGATGTGGGCAACATGGTGTCAGATCTGCCAGGCCTGAAAAAGATAGACACAGAAGCACCAGGCTTGCCTGGGGTGCCAGTGACCACAGATGCCATGCCAAGGACCAACTTCCACAGCTCTGTGGCCTTCATGTTCCGAAAGTTCAAGATCCTCCGTCCGGCACCTTTGCCTGCAGCCATGGTCCCGTCCACGCCCACCTCAGCTCCTGCTCCCACACAGCCTGCACCCACCCCCACATCTGGGCCCATTGGACTGCGGATTCTCGCTCAACAGCCCTTGTCCGTAACCTGCTTCAGCCTGGCACTGCCCAGCCCTCCAGCCGTAGCTGTGGCCTCCCCTGCCCCTGGAGCTCAGGCTCCAGCTTCGGCCCGGGATCCGGCTCCAACTTCAGCTCCAGCTCCAGTTGCAGGCCCTGCTCCGGCATCTACTTCAGCCCCAGGGGACTCCCCGGAGCAGCATTTTACAGGACTACACGCGTCCCTGTGTGATGCTATTTCTGGCTCCGTGGCCCACTCTCCTCCAGAGAAGCTTCGTGAG
This window of the Nomascus leucogenys isolate Asia chromosome 6, Asia_NLE_v1, whole genome shotgun sequence genome carries:
- the C6H15orf39 gene encoding uncharacterized protein C15orf39 homolog, producing MAEKRPLRTLGPVMYGKLPRLETDSGPEHSLPHSVGNQDPCTYKGSYFSCPMAGTPKAESEQLVSWTPYPPLYSTGMAGPPLQADSLLTNCLFYRSPAEGPEKMQDSSPVELLPFSPQAHSYPGPPLAAPKPVYRNPLCYGLSTCLGEGAVKRPLDVDWTLATGPLLPSADPPCSLAPAPSKGQTLDGTFLRAMPAEGSSKDSSGSFSPCQPFLEKYQTIHSTGFLASRYTGPYPRNSKQAMSEGPSSPWTQLAQPLGPPCQDTGPTHYPPPHHPPSHPPQALPCPPACRHPEKQGSYSPALPLQPLGGHKGTGYQAGGLGSPYLRQQAAQAPYIPPLGLDAYPYPSAPLPAPSPGLKLEPPLASRCPLDFAPQTLSFPYARDDLSLYGASPGLGGTPPSQNNVRAVPQPGAFQRACQPLPASQPCSEPVRPAQEAEEKTWLPSCRKEKLQPRLSEHSGLPIVIRDSPVPCTPPALPPCARECQSLPQKEGTRPPSSPPMPVIDNVFSLAPYRDYLDVPAPEATTEPDSATAEPDSAPATSEGQDKGCRGTLPTQEGPSGSKPLRGSLKEEVALDLSVRKPTAEASPVKASRSVEHAKPTAAMDVPDVGNMVSDLPGLKKIDTEAPGLPGVPVTTDAMPRTNFHSSVAFMFRKFKILRPAPLPAAMVPSTPTSAPAPTQPAPTPTSGPIGLRILAQQPLSVTCFSLALPSPPAVAVASPAPGAQAPASARDPAPTSAPAPVAGPAPASTSAPGDSPEQHFTGLHASLCDAISGSVAHSPPEKLREWLETAGPWGQAAWQDCQGVQGMLAKLLSQLQRFDRTHRCPFPHVVRAGAIFVPIHLVKERLFPRLPPASVDHVLQEHRVELRPTTLSEERALRELALPGCTSRMLKLLALRQLPDIYPDLLGLQWRDCVRRQLGDFDTEAGAVSSSEPAVARDEPESLALARKSPAPKIRKPGRKPPTPGLEKAEAAAGEESCGASPTPAASASPPGPTLKARFRSLLETAWLNGLALPTWGHKSSRPDRPSPCPQLLDSQSHHL